CTTCCAACCGCAGGGAGGTCCGGCTGGCCAGCGGATGTCCGCGCGGCACGACCAGGCCCACGCGATCGCTGCGGAAGGGGAAGGACGACACGCCGGCGGCGGCGCGATCGGCGTGGTAGATGCCCATGTCCACCGTGGCGTCCGCCACCATGCGCGGGATGTCGTAGCTGTGGGCCTCCAGCAGATCCACCGCGACGTTGTCGCGGCCCGCCAGGAAGCGCGCCATGGGCGCGGGCAGGAACTGCAGCAGGGTGGAGGGATTGGCCGCCAGCCGGATCTTGGCCTGGCCGTCGGCCGAATAGCTGTCGATGGCCTGTTCCGCGAGCTGGACGCTGCGCAGGATGGCCTTGGCGCGCTGGTAGAGCAGCACGCCGGCGGGAGTCGGTTCGACCCCACGGCCGTGGCGGTGCAGCAGCGTGCGATGCAGGTGCCGTTCCAGGTCGGCGATCCGCCGGCTGGCGGCGGACGCCACGACATTTTCCCGTTCAGCGGCCCGGGTGAGGCTTTTTTCCTCGACGGCGGCGACGAAGATCTCCAGCGCCGGGACGTCGAGTTTCTTCATGGCCGGCCGCCCCGCCTCGCGATCAACGCTTGGCGGTTTCCGTTTCGACGCGCAGTTTGCGCGTGATGTACCACTGCTGCAGGATGGACAGCGTGTTGTTGACGCACCAGTACAGCACCAGGCCGGCCGGGAACATGAACATCATGCCGCCGAACACCAGGGGCATGATCATCATGACCTTGGCCTGGACGGGATCGGGCGGCGTCGGGTTCAGCTTGATCTGCAGGAACATGGTGGCCATCATGATCGCCGGCAGGATGAAGTAGGGGTCATGCACGGACAGATCGTGCACCCAGCCGAGCCACGGCGCGCCGCGCATTTCCACGCTGGCCAGCAGCACCCAGTACAGCGAGATGAACACCGGGATCTGCACCACCATCGGCAGGCAGCCGCCCAGCGGATTGATCTTCTCGGTGCGATACATCTCCATCATGGCGGCGTTCAGCTTCTGCTTGTCGTCGCCGTACTTTTCCTTCAGCGCCTGCAGCCGCGGGGTGACCTGCTTCATGCGGGCCATCGAGCGGTAGCTGGTGGCCGCCAGCGGGTAGAACAGCAGCTTGATCAGCACCGTCAGGGCCACGATGGTCCAGCCCCAGTTGCCCAGGATGGAGTGCAGCCACGTCATCAGCGAGAACAGCGGCTTCGCGATGATCGTCAGCCAGCCGTAGTCGACGACGAGTTCCAGCCCGGGCGCCAGCGCGGCCATGGCCTTCTGGTCCTGCGGGCCGACCCACAGGTGGGCATCGACGCTGGCCGATGCGCCGGGCGCGATGTCGCCCACGCCTTCGACGGTGCGCGCGGCGTAGAGGTTGTTGCGGACCTCCAGAAGCTCATTGGTGCGCGCCTTGCCTTGCGGCGGAATCCAGGCGGTGGCGAAGTAGTGCTGCACCACGGCGATCCAGCCGTTGTCGGCCTGCTTGATGTAGCTGGCTTTCTTCTTTTCGATATCCGAGAACGTGGCCTTCTGGAATTTGTCCTGGTCCGAATACACCGCCATGCCGGTGAAGGTGTGATAGAAGCTGGACGTATCCGGCGGATTGTTGCCGTCGCGCTGCAGTTGCAGGTACAGCGAGGGGCGCGCCGGATTGGCGCTGGTGTTCGTCATGTCGTGGCGGACGTCGATGTCGTAGCGGCCGCGATGCAAGGTGTAGGTCTTGGTGACCTTCAGCCCGCCCGATTCGGCTTCGAACACTACGCTCAGCGTGTCGCCGGTCATGCTGCGCTCGGACGACACCATGCGGAACGGCGTCTGATGGGTGGGGAAGCCGGGCTGGCCCGGGGCGCCCACCACGCCGGATTGCACGACATATTGCAGGTCGGGCGTATCGTCCAGCAGCACCGTCGGCTGGTCGCCGCGGTTGGCGTCCGGATACTTCAGCAGCACCGCCTGCACCAGCTGCGCGCCGGTGGTATCGAAGGTCAGGCGCAGCACGTCGGTGGTGATGACAATTTTCTGCGAGTCCGCCTGCGCCTTGGCGGCGGAGGCAGGCACGCCGCCGGGCGCCGCCGAGGCAGGCTGGCCAGCCGCGGGCACGCTGGGAACGGTCGTGTTGCCGGCGGGTTGCGCCGCGTCGCCGGTGGCGGG
This genomic interval from Bordetella genomosp. 8 contains the following:
- the yidC gene encoding membrane protein insertase YidC, which produces MDIRRTILWMIFSFSLLLLWNNWQVHNGKPSLFGVPPAATPAQQAAKPATGDAAQPAGNTTVPSVPAAGQPASAAPGGVPASAAKAQADSQKIVITTDVLRLTFDTTGAQLVQAVLLKYPDANRGDQPTVLLDDTPDLQYVVQSGVVGAPGQPGFPTHQTPFRMVSSERSMTGDTLSVVFEAESGGLKVTKTYTLHRGRYDIDVRHDMTNTSANPARPSLYLQLQRDGNNPPDTSSFYHTFTGMAVYSDQDKFQKATFSDIEKKKASYIKQADNGWIAVVQHYFATAWIPPQGKARTNELLEVRNNLYAARTVEGVGDIAPGASASVDAHLWVGPQDQKAMAALAPGLELVVDYGWLTIIAKPLFSLMTWLHSILGNWGWTIVALTVLIKLLFYPLAATSYRSMARMKQVTPRLQALKEKYGDDKQKLNAAMMEMYRTEKINPLGGCLPMVVQIPVFISLYWVLLASVEMRGAPWLGWVHDLSVHDPYFILPAIMMATMFLQIKLNPTPPDPVQAKVMMIMPLVFGGMMFMFPAGLVLYWCVNNTLSILQQWYITRKLRVETETAKR
- a CDS encoding LysR family transcriptional regulator, translating into MKKLDVPALEIFVAAVEEKSLTRAAERENVVASAASRRIADLERHLHRTLLHRHGRGVEPTPAGVLLYQRAKAILRSVQLAEQAIDSYSADGQAKIRLAANPSTLLQFLPAPMARFLAGRDNVAVDLLEAHSYDIPRMVADATVDMGIYHADRAAAGVSSFPFRSDRVGLVVPRGHPLASRTSLRLEEALDYELLGYFPRHSLDQFLDYIGQTVSRPPRVKLQVSNFETRCRMIREGLGIAVVPEGIARNYLGEMGLVLLALEDAWAERQFFICVRDATTMSPLTADLLAALRP